Proteins from one Haloarchaeobius litoreus genomic window:
- a CDS encoding class I adenylate-forming enzyme family protein encodes MRPPTTWPSADLLAERASRTPEREALVAAGTDASWTYRELHAAVDDLSSRLDTHLDGHRLGVLSPTRPAVAHLLFAAFRLGVPLVPLNVRNATAELAEQAERADLDVLVCTAETRKTADAAAPDGCTVASVDDGTGLAWVDESGGSGASEPVTPPADDDAPDPDSEALLVFTSGTTGRPKGVRLTVANLVASATASAFRLGVDRTDRWLVPLPTYHVGGLAPIVRSTLYGTTTVLGPGGGFDAETTARNLDEHRCTSVSLVPTMLDRLLDVGWTPDSRLRVVLLGGAPASQGLLDRCAERDVPAWPTYGMSEAASQVTTAPPEAAREHPGTVGQPLVNVTLRVLDADGEPCEPGERGELVVDGPQVTRGYLDDEHTDDAFSELGLHTGDVGYRDADGRLWVTGRLDDLLVSGGENVDPNRVAAVLREHPAVADVAVVGLDDPEWGDRVAALVVGDCSVAELEAYAREHLADHERPRTVAFADELPRTTSGTVDRGTVRELLRAGCE; translated from the coding sequence GTGAGACCGCCGACGACGTGGCCGTCGGCGGACCTGCTCGCCGAGCGCGCGAGCCGGACCCCGGAACGCGAGGCGCTGGTCGCCGCCGGGACCGACGCGTCGTGGACGTACCGCGAGCTCCACGCAGCCGTCGACGACCTCTCGTCCCGGCTCGACACCCACCTCGACGGCCACCGCCTCGGCGTACTCTCTCCGACGCGCCCCGCCGTGGCCCACCTCCTGTTCGCCGCGTTCCGCCTCGGCGTCCCGCTCGTCCCACTGAACGTCCGGAACGCGACCGCCGAACTCGCCGAACAGGCCGAGCGCGCCGACCTCGACGTGCTGGTCTGCACGGCGGAGACGCGGAAGACGGCCGACGCGGCCGCGCCCGACGGCTGCACGGTTGCGAGCGTCGACGACGGGACGGGCCTGGCATGGGTCGACGAGTCGGGCGGGAGCGGGGCGTCGGAGCCGGTGACGCCGCCGGCCGACGACGACGCACCCGACCCCGATTCGGAGGCGCTGCTCGTGTTCACCTCCGGGACGACCGGCCGTCCGAAGGGCGTTCGACTGACCGTCGCCAACCTCGTCGCCAGCGCCACGGCCTCTGCCTTCCGCCTCGGCGTCGACCGCACGGACCGCTGGCTCGTGCCGCTCCCGACCTACCACGTCGGCGGACTGGCACCCATCGTCCGGTCGACGCTGTACGGAACGACGACAGTCCTCGGGCCAGGCGGTGGCTTCGACGCGGAGACGACGGCGAGGAACCTCGACGAGCACCGTTGCACGTCCGTCTCGCTCGTCCCGACCATGCTCGACCGGCTGCTCGACGTCGGGTGGACGCCTGACAGCCGGCTCCGGGTCGTCCTGCTGGGCGGCGCGCCCGCGAGCCAGGGGCTGCTGGACCGCTGTGCCGAGCGGGACGTGCCCGCGTGGCCGACCTACGGCATGAGCGAGGCCGCCTCGCAGGTGACGACCGCGCCGCCCGAGGCCGCCCGCGAGCACCCCGGCACCGTCGGACAGCCGCTCGTGAACGTCACCCTGCGCGTCCTCGACGCCGACGGCGAGCCCTGCGAGCCGGGCGAGCGCGGCGAACTCGTCGTCGACGGTCCACAGGTAACGCGCGGGTACCTCGACGACGAGCACACGGACGACGCGTTCTCCGAACTGGGCCTGCACACCGGCGACGTGGGCTACCGCGACGCCGACGGACGGCTCTGGGTGACGGGCCGGCTGGACGACCTGCTCGTCTCCGGCGGCGAGAACGTCGACCCGAACCGGGTCGCGGCGGTGCTCCGGGAGCATCCCGCGGTCGCCGACGTGGCCGTCGTCGGGCTCGACGACCCCGAGTGGGGCGACCGGGTCGCGGCGCTCGTCGTCGGCGACTGCTCGGTGGCGGAGCTCGAGGCCTACGCCCGGGAGCACCTCGCCGACCACGAGCGCCCGCGAACGGTCGCATTCGCCGACGAGCTCCCGCGGACCACGTCCGGAACGGTCGACCGCGGCACCGTCCGCGAGTTGCTCCGGGCCGGCTGCGAGTGA
- a CDS encoding helix-turn-helix transcriptional regulator, translating into MVGVSVAEEELSADELAGLELVRETGGIHQSDFWKELDVSSRKGSRIAESLVEKELVDREETVYEGHNTYLITPVARDLEFSLLMAGDMLSPYIGEEEADPQSDAFTQWIMNLAYEE; encoded by the coding sequence GTGGTCGGCGTGAGCGTCGCAGAGGAGGAGCTGTCGGCCGACGAGCTCGCGGGACTCGAACTCGTCAGAGAGACCGGTGGCATCCACCAGAGCGACTTCTGGAAGGAGCTCGACGTCTCCTCGCGCAAGGGCTCGCGCATCGCCGAGTCCCTGGTCGAGAAGGAGCTCGTCGACCGGGAGGAGACGGTGTACGAGGGCCACAACACGTACCTCATCACGCCCGTCGCCCGCGACCTGGAGTTCTCGCTGCTGATGGCCGGCGACATGCTCTCGCCGTACATCGGCGAAGAGGAGGCCGACCCACAGTCCGACGCCTTCACGCAGTGGATAATGAACCTCGCGTACGAGGAGTAA
- the gatC gene encoding Asp-tRNA(Asn)/Glu-tRNA(Gln) amidotransferase subunit GatC has translation MSDTEATPDDVRHVAELARVDLDEDEVDEFADQFADILDYFDALDEVPTVEREADLVNVMRPDEVREGLTQDEALANADETEDGYFKGPNVS, from the coding sequence ATGAGCGACACCGAGGCGACGCCCGACGACGTGCGCCACGTCGCCGAGCTGGCGCGGGTCGACCTCGACGAGGACGAGGTCGACGAGTTCGCCGACCAGTTCGCCGACATCCTCGACTACTTCGACGCCCTCGACGAGGTGCCGACGGTCGAGCGCGAGGCCGACCTCGTCAACGTGATGCGTCCCGACGAGGTGCGAGAGGGCCTCACCCAGGACGAGGCGCTGGCGAACGCCGACGAGACAGAGGACGGCTACTTCAAGGGGCCGAACGTCTCATGA
- a CDS encoding 1,4-dihydroxy-2-naphthoate polyprenyltransferase, whose translation MTETADVSKTRAWVMAARPQTLPAAASPVLVGTAVAYYGGVFEPVAALFAFIGAALIQIGTNFANDYYDAVQGADTEDREGFTRVTAGGLIEPAEVKRAMVLTFALAIVSGVYLVYVAGVPILVVGLVSVACGVAYTGGPYPLGYHGLGDAFVFVFFGLVAVTGTYYVQAAALVGEPLATGLVDAPDLALALVASLPMAAISTNILVVNNVRDRGEDAETGKETLVVKFGYGLGRAEFVAMFALAYLTPVALVVGYGVPATVLLSWLSLPLAWNVTTTVLNRTDGAALNPTLERVGQLLALYALLFSVGFVVPETALGGVLAVTAPAVPAPAEVA comes from the coding sequence ATGACCGAAACGGCGGACGTCTCGAAGACGCGGGCGTGGGTGATGGCGGCGCGGCCACAGACGCTGCCGGCGGCGGCGTCGCCGGTCCTGGTGGGGACGGCGGTGGCGTACTACGGTGGGGTGTTCGAGCCGGTGGCGGCGCTCTTTGCCTTCATCGGGGCCGCGCTCATCCAGATCGGGACGAACTTCGCGAACGACTACTACGACGCGGTGCAGGGCGCCGACACCGAGGACCGCGAGGGGTTCACGCGGGTCACAGCGGGCGGGCTCATCGAGCCGGCGGAAGTCAAGCGCGCGATGGTGCTGACGTTCGCGCTGGCCATCGTCTCCGGCGTCTATCTCGTCTACGTCGCCGGCGTGCCCATCCTCGTCGTCGGACTCGTGAGCGTGGCCTGCGGCGTGGCGTACACGGGCGGGCCGTACCCGCTGGGCTACCACGGGCTGGGCGACGCCTTCGTCTTCGTCTTCTTCGGGCTCGTCGCGGTGACCGGCACCTACTACGTGCAGGCGGCGGCGCTGGTCGGCGAGCCGCTGGCGACGGGGCTCGTGGACGCGCCGGACCTGGCCCTCGCGCTGGTCGCCAGCCTCCCGATGGCGGCCATCTCGACGAACATCCTCGTGGTGAACAACGTCCGCGACCGCGGGGAGGACGCCGAGACCGGCAAGGAGACGCTGGTCGTGAAGTTCGGCTACGGCCTCGGGCGGGCGGAGTTCGTCGCGATGTTCGCGCTGGCGTACCTCACGCCCGTCGCGCTCGTCGTCGGCTACGGCGTGCCGGCGACCGTCCTCCTGTCTTGGCTCTCCCTGCCGCTGGCGTGGAACGTGACAACGACGGTGCTGAACCGGACCGACGGCGCGGCGCTGAACCCCACCCTCGAACGCGTCGGCCAGCTGCTCGCGCTGTACGCGCTGCTGTTCTCCGTCGGCTTCGTCGTCCCGGAGACGGCGCTCGGCGGCGTGCTGGCGGTCACGGCCCCTGCCGTGCCGGCTCCGGCGGAGGTGGCCTGA
- a CDS encoding asparagine synthase-related protein, translated as MTLDGACAATVRRALETGGPLPGTAGFAGELDGALVRDVLGRRPIFVDDSDDGSDASDDDRRWAFDPTELDHPRSLPAGVRRSAGGRETEVWTLPDPEPATDVDAAVADLQAAIRESAASLPEVDIAVAFSGGVDSALVAALVDGPCYVAGFPDSHDVEAARTAADAMGVDLTVVELTHEAIERAVPEIVGATGRTNAMDVQISLPLYLVAERVAADGYDHLAVGQGADELFGGYAKVAKAPDDPRVEAGTVRGAVREMVLSLPDQLERDVLSLRGAGVEPVAPLLYDAVVEAALPLPGELLVDDAGTRKRALRLAAREWVPESVADRDKKAVQYGSLASRELDRLARQAGYKRRMDDHVTRYVESLVAGE; from the coding sequence GTGACGCTCGACGGTGCCTGCGCCGCGACGGTTCGGCGCGCACTCGAAACCGGGGGCCCGCTCCCCGGAACGGCGGGCTTCGCGGGCGAACTCGACGGCGCACTCGTCCGCGACGTGCTCGGCAGGCGGCCGATCTTCGTCGACGATTCCGACGACGGGAGCGACGCCAGCGACGACGACCGGCGCTGGGCGTTCGACCCGACCGAACTCGACCACCCCCGAAGCCTCCCCGCCGGTGTCCGCCGGAGCGCCGGCGGACGGGAAACCGAGGTCTGGACGCTCCCCGACCCCGAGCCGGCGACCGACGTCGACGCCGCGGTCGCCGACCTCCAGGCGGCCATCCGGGAGAGCGCGGCCAGCCTCCCCGAGGTGGACATCGCGGTCGCGTTCTCCGGCGGCGTCGACTCCGCGCTCGTCGCCGCACTCGTCGACGGCCCCTGCTACGTCGCCGGCTTCCCCGACAGCCACGACGTCGAGGCCGCCCGGACCGCCGCCGACGCGATGGGCGTCGACCTCACCGTCGTCGAACTCACACACGAGGCCATCGAGCGCGCCGTCCCCGAGATCGTCGGCGCGACGGGCCGCACGAACGCGATGGACGTGCAGATCTCCCTCCCGCTCTACCTGGTCGCCGAGCGCGTCGCCGCCGACGGCTACGACCACCTCGCGGTCGGCCAGGGCGCGGACGAGCTGTTCGGCGGCTACGCCAAGGTCGCGAAGGCACCCGACGACCCGCGGGTCGAGGCCGGGACGGTCCGTGGCGCGGTTCGGGAGATGGTTCTGAGCCTGCCCGACCAGCTCGAACGCGACGTGCTCTCCCTGCGGGGTGCCGGTGTCGAGCCCGTCGCGCCCCTGCTGTACGACGCGGTCGTCGAGGCTGCGCTGCCGTTGCCCGGCGAGCTGCTCGTGGACGACGCAGGGACGCGGAAGCGGGCGCTCCGGCTCGCCGCACGGGAGTGGGTTCCCGAGTCCGTCGCGGACCGGGACAAGAAGGCCGTCCAGTACGGGAGCCTGGCGTCCCGGGAGCTCGACCGGCTCGCCCGGCAGGCCGGCTACAAGCGGCGGATGGACGACCACGTGACGAGGTACGTCGAGTCGCTGGTCGCCGGGGAGTGA
- a CDS encoding DsrE family protein yields MGLLESLFGGGETTTGGDTTADGGTTTGNHTTGGDGPSDTKYAILMNAGPDDFAAAGNGFQYAIELDDAGYEVDVFLDGVATKWPAEFAEDPGRPFSRNWKLVEQRGLLAGACGYCASAFDSKEACERSGVTLLSDSDEHAPAVAQLADEGYEILTI; encoded by the coding sequence ATGGGACTACTCGAATCGCTGTTCGGCGGAGGGGAGACGACGACCGGGGGCGACACGACGGCCGACGGCGGGACGACCACCGGCAACCACACGACAGGGGGTGACGGGCCCAGCGACACGAAGTACGCCATCCTCATGAACGCCGGCCCCGACGACTTCGCGGCCGCCGGCAACGGGTTCCAGTACGCCATCGAGCTCGACGACGCGGGCTACGAGGTCGACGTGTTCCTCGACGGCGTGGCGACGAAGTGGCCCGCCGAGTTCGCCGAGGACCCCGGCCGGCCGTTCAGCCGAAACTGGAAGCTCGTCGAGCAGCGCGGGCTGCTCGCCGGTGCGTGTGGCTACTGCGCGAGCGCCTTCGACTCGAAGGAAGCCTGCGAGCGGTCGGGCGTGACGCTCCTCAGCGACAGCGACGAGCACGCACCGGCGGTCGCCCAGCTCGCGGACGAGGGCTACGAGATCCTGACCATCTGA
- the gatA gene encoding Asp-tRNA(Asn)/Glu-tRNA(Gln) amidotransferase subunit GatA, with protein MSIFITEETVEGADDGPLAGKTVAVKDNISTAGVRTTCGSAMLDDYVPPYDATVVRRLKEAGADIVGKTNMDEFGMGTTTETSAFGPTENPVAEGRVPGGSSGGSAAAVAAGEADLALGSDTGGSVRCPAAFCGVVGIKPTYGLVSRYGLVAYANSLEQIGPFGATVEDAAELLDVIAGPDDRDATTREKAADSEYAAAADGDVDGLSIGVPTELVEGADEGVKEQFYAALDELESKGATTHEVSLESVEYAVQAYYVIAMSEASSNLARFDGVRYGHSGGYDGNWNEVFGKAREEGFGAEVKRRVLLGTYALSAGYHDKYYRKAQDARAWVKQDFDEALSEADVLASPTMPVPPMELGESLSDPLKMYLADANTVPVNLADLPAISVPAGETDGLPVGLQLVGPAFGEETIIRAASALD; from the coding sequence ATGAGCATCTTCATCACCGAGGAGACGGTCGAGGGGGCCGACGACGGCCCGCTCGCGGGGAAGACCGTCGCCGTCAAGGACAACATCTCGACCGCGGGCGTCCGGACGACCTGCGGGTCGGCGATGCTCGACGACTACGTGCCGCCGTACGACGCGACGGTCGTCCGGCGACTGAAGGAGGCCGGCGCGGACATCGTCGGCAAGACGAACATGGACGAGTTCGGCATGGGGACGACGACCGAGACGAGCGCCTTCGGCCCGACCGAGAACCCCGTCGCCGAGGGCCGCGTGCCGGGCGGGTCCTCCGGTGGCTCCGCCGCCGCCGTCGCAGCGGGCGAGGCCGACCTCGCGCTCGGCAGCGACACCGGCGGCTCGGTCCGCTGCCCCGCGGCGTTCTGCGGCGTCGTCGGCATCAAGCCGACCTACGGCCTGGTCTCGCGCTACGGCCTCGTCGCCTACGCCAACTCGCTGGAGCAGATCGGCCCGTTCGGCGCGACCGTCGAGGACGCCGCCGAACTCCTCGACGTCATCGCCGGGCCGGACGACCGCGACGCGACGACCCGCGAGAAGGCAGCTGACTCGGAGTACGCCGCGGCCGCCGACGGCGACGTGGACGGGCTCTCCATCGGCGTCCCGACCGAACTGGTCGAGGGTGCCGACGAGGGCGTCAAGGAGCAGTTCTACGCCGCGCTCGACGAGCTGGAATCGAAGGGCGCGACCACCCACGAGGTCAGCCTCGAATCGGTCGAGTACGCGGTGCAGGCGTACTACGTCATCGCGATGTCCGAGGCGTCCTCGAACCTCGCCCGGTTCGACGGCGTGCGCTACGGCCACTCCGGCGGCTACGACGGCAACTGGAACGAGGTGTTCGGGAAGGCCCGCGAGGAGGGCTTCGGCGCGGAGGTCAAGCGCCGGGTCCTGCTCGGGACGTACGCCCTCTCGGCCGGCTATCACGACAAGTACTACAGGAAGGCACAGGATGCCCGCGCCTGGGTCAAGCAGGACTTCGACGAGGCGCTGTCGGAGGCGGACGTGCTCGCCTCGCCGACGATGCCCGTCCCGCCGATGGAGCTCGGCGAGAGCCTCTCGGACCCGCTGAAGATGTACCTCGCCGACGCCAACACGGTGCCGGTGAACCTCGCGGACCTCCCCGCCATCTCCGTACCCGCGGGCGAGACGGACGGCCTTCCCGTCGGCCTCCAGCTCGTCGGCCCGGCGTTCGGCGAGGAGACCATCATCCGCGCCGCCAGCGCGCTGGACTGA
- a CDS encoding pantetheine-phosphate adenylyltransferase, with protein sequence MRVAVAGTFGPIHDGHRALLATALEVGADGVVVGLTGDRFANSSRERAVPAFTDRADALRRELDALDRWGRPVELREIASEHDFAASDGGLDAVVVSRETADEVPDLNDERRENGLEPLVAVVVPLVLAEDGDRISSTRVVAGEVDEHGRSGSD encoded by the coding sequence ATGCGAGTCGCCGTCGCGGGGACGTTCGGGCCGATACACGACGGACACCGCGCCCTGCTCGCGACCGCCCTGGAGGTCGGTGCCGACGGCGTGGTCGTGGGGCTGACGGGGGACCGGTTCGCGAACAGCAGCCGGGAGCGCGCGGTGCCCGCGTTCACCGACCGCGCCGACGCGCTCCGACGCGAACTCGACGCCCTCGACCGCTGGGGGCGGCCGGTCGAGCTCCGCGAGATCGCCAGCGAGCACGACTTCGCCGCGAGCGACGGGGGCCTCGACGCGGTCGTCGTCTCCCGCGAGACCGCCGACGAGGTGCCGGACCTGAACGACGAGCGCCGCGAGAACGGCCTCGAACCCCTCGTCGCGGTCGTCGTCCCGCTCGTGCTGGCCGAGGACGGCGACCGCATCTCCTCGACCCGCGTCGTCGCGGGCGAGGTCGACGAACACGGCCGGTCTGGTTCGGACTGA
- a CDS encoding transcription initiation factor IIB, with protein MTDTSIRRQQTDESREARTTETEPTEQLRTCPECSGRLIDDDEHGETVCDDCGLVVEADSVDRGPEWRAFDAAEKDSKSRVGAPTTKMMHDDGLSTNIGWQNKDAYGRQLSSKQRQKMQRLRTWNERFRTRDSKERNLKQALGEIDRMASALGLPKNVRETASVIYRRALGEDLLPGRSIEGVATSSLYAAARQAGTPRSLDEVSNVSRVERDEIARTYRYVVRELTLEIQPADPVSYVPRFASELGVSDEGERRARTLLETAKREGIHSGKSPVGLAAAAVYAASLLANEKVTQSEVSDVANISEVTIRNRYHELLEAEHPA; from the coding sequence ATGACTGACACGAGTATCCGACGCCAGCAGACCGACGAGAGTCGGGAGGCGCGAACGACCGAGACGGAACCGACCGAGCAACTGCGGACCTGTCCGGAGTGTAGCGGTCGGCTGATCGATGACGACGAGCACGGCGAGACCGTCTGTGACGACTGCGGGCTCGTCGTCGAGGCGGACTCCGTCGACCGCGGACCCGAGTGGCGAGCGTTCGACGCCGCCGAGAAGGACTCGAAGTCCCGCGTCGGCGCGCCGACGACGAAGATGATGCACGACGACGGCCTCTCGACGAACATCGGCTGGCAGAACAAGGACGCCTACGGCCGCCAGCTCAGCTCGAAGCAGCGCCAGAAGATGCAGCGGCTACGCACCTGGAACGAGCGCTTCCGAACCCGCGACAGCAAGGAGCGCAACCTGAAGCAGGCCCTCGGCGAGATCGACCGCATGGCCAGCGCGCTCGGCCTGCCGAAGAACGTGCGCGAGACCGCGTCGGTCATATACCGCCGCGCGCTCGGCGAGGACCTGCTCCCCGGCCGCTCCATCGAGGGCGTCGCCACATCGTCGCTGTACGCCGCGGCCCGCCAGGCCGGCACGCCGCGCAGCCTCGACGAGGTGTCGAACGTCAGCCGCGTCGAGCGCGACGAGATCGCCCGCACCTACCGCTACGTCGTCCGCGAACTCACCCTCGAGATCCAGCCCGCCGACCCGGTGAGTTACGTTCCCCGATTCGCCAGCGAGCTCGGGGTGAGCGACGAGGGCGAACGCCGGGCCCGCACCCTGCTGGAGACGGCCAAGCGCGAGGGCATCCACTCCGGAAAGTCGCCCGTCGGCCTCGCCGCTGCCGCCGTCTACGCCGCCTCGCTGCTCGCCAACGAGAAGGTCACGCAGAGCGAGGTCAGCGACGTCGCCAACATCTCCGAGGTCACCATCCGGAACCGCTACCACGAGCTGCTCGAGGCCGAACACCCGGCCTGA
- a CDS encoding mandelate racemase/muconate lactonizing enzyme family protein, with the protein MRVETRDFAVSLARPLATARGELTDRQGVLVRVEDGGETGIGEATPLSSWTESLGDCRSALSDAADRLNAGDATPGEVLGDLIDTPAARHGLSLAFADLRAGRRGEPLYRFLGRGSEREAVPVNATVGDGDRAETVAAAEEAVAAGYGAVKLKAGTQPVADDVARVQAVRDAVAPDVELRVDANGAWDREQATEAFESFADAQVRYVEQPLPADDLEGHAALRGGRVGVALDESLASHPVEAVLDAGAADLLVLKPMAVGGVQRAKRAILQAREERVASVVTTTVDAAVARTAAVHLAASVPGISACGLATADWLSTDVGPDPCPVDDGVIEVPQGPGLGVEGVWE; encoded by the coding sequence ATGCGGGTCGAGACGCGCGACTTCGCCGTCTCGCTCGCTCGGCCGCTGGCGACGGCGCGCGGCGAGCTCACCGACCGCCAGGGCGTGCTCGTCCGGGTCGAGGACGGGGGCGAGACCGGCATCGGTGAGGCGACCCCACTGTCGTCGTGGACCGAGTCGCTGGGGGACTGTCGGTCCGCGCTCTCGGACGCGGCGGACCGGCTGAACGCGGGCGACGCGACACCCGGCGAGGTGCTCGGGGACCTCATCGACACACCGGCCGCCCGCCACGGGCTCTCGCTCGCGTTCGCCGACCTGCGTGCCGGCCGCCGCGGGGAGCCGCTCTACCGCTTCCTCGGCCGCGGGAGCGAGCGCGAGGCCGTGCCGGTCAACGCGACGGTCGGCGACGGCGACCGGGCGGAGACCGTCGCCGCAGCCGAGGAGGCCGTCGCTGCGGGTTACGGCGCGGTGAAGCTGAAGGCCGGGACCCAGCCCGTCGCGGACGACGTGGCGCGGGTACAGGCGGTCAGGGACGCGGTCGCCCCCGACGTGGAACTGCGCGTCGACGCCAACGGCGCGTGGGACCGCGAGCAGGCGACCGAAGCGTTCGAGTCCTTCGCCGACGCCCAGGTCCGCTACGTCGAACAGCCGCTCCCGGCGGACGATCTCGAGGGTCACGCCGCCCTCCGGGGCGGACGGGTCGGCGTCGCACTCGACGAGTCGCTGGCGAGCCACCCCGTCGAGGCGGTGCTGGACGCCGGCGCGGCCGACCTGCTCGTCCTGAAACCGATGGCCGTCGGCGGCGTCCAGCGCGCGAAGCGGGCCATCCTGCAGGCGCGCGAGGAACGGGTCGCCTCCGTCGTCACGACGACGGTCGACGCGGCGGTCGCCCGGACGGCGGCGGTCCACCTCGCCGCCTCGGTGCCGGGGATCTCTGCCTGCGGGCTGGCGACGGCGGACTGGCTCTCGACCGACGTGGGGCCGGACCCCTGCCCGGTCGACGACGGCGTCATCGAGGTGCCGCAGGGGCCGGGCCTCGGCGTCGAGGGGGTGTGGGAGTGA
- a CDS encoding PHP domain-containing protein, producing the protein MLSVELHSHSSLSYDGRDPVELLLAQAEAVGLDALAVTDHDEIDASLDAAEKAPEYGLLGIPGMEVTSADGHVLALGVEELVPQGRPFEETLDIIRDLGGIAVVPHPFQESRSGVMENITRAELATADAIEVYNSRLLTGRSNRQAERFAREYGMPMTAGSDAHISEMVGQAVTRVDPDEPTVQGVLDAIREGRTTVEGKRTPWRISFRQAAGGAKRRVKNRMHEFLP; encoded by the coding sequence GTGCTATCGGTCGAGTTGCACTCCCACTCGTCGCTGTCGTACGACGGCCGGGACCCTGTCGAGTTGCTCCTCGCGCAGGCGGAGGCTGTCGGCCTCGACGCGCTGGCGGTGACCGACCACGACGAGATCGACGCCAGTCTCGACGCCGCCGAGAAGGCCCCCGAGTACGGCCTGCTCGGCATCCCCGGCATGGAGGTGACGAGCGCCGACGGACACGTGCTCGCGCTCGGCGTCGAGGAGCTGGTCCCGCAGGGCCGCCCCTTCGAGGAGACGCTCGACATCATCAGGGACCTCGGCGGCATCGCCGTCGTCCCACACCCGTTCCAGGAGTCCAGAAGCGGCGTCATGGAGAACATCACCCGCGCGGAGCTGGCGACGGCCGACGCCATCGAGGTGTACAACTCCCGGCTCCTCACCGGCCGGTCGAACCGGCAGGCCGAGCGCTTCGCCCGCGAGTACGGCATGCCGATGACCGCCGGGAGCGACGCCCACATCAGCGAGATGGTCGGGCAGGCGGTCACCCGCGTCGACCCCGACGAGCCCACGGTCCAGGGCGTGCTCGACGCCATCCGCGAGGGTCGGACGACGGTCGAGGGGAAGCGGACGCCCTGGCGCATCAGCTTCCGGCAGGCCGCCGGCGGGGCGAAGCGGCGCGTGAAGAACCGGATGCACGAGTTCCTGCCGTGA
- a CDS encoding NRDE family protein, with product MCTLTLAWRVFDEPVVVAANRDELLDRPAVAPAVVETDPRVVAPRDEEAGGTWIGYNEHGVFVGVTNRWLDGDLAGERSRGLLVRDALRQPTAAAAAELVERAVADHAYQGFHLVVADPEDARLLSWDGELTVTEFEPGVHVVVNVGADDTFDVPDRRREPGERQAEAVGRIRTELDPRDGETAREWRDRAAAVLGDHEFGVCVHDPEGRFGTRSSSLIVLGDEPAYHFADGPPCETAHEPVVLEGQV from the coding sequence GTGTGCACGCTCACCCTCGCCTGGCGCGTCTTCGACGAACCCGTCGTGGTCGCCGCGAACCGCGACGAACTGCTCGACCGGCCCGCTGTCGCCCCCGCCGTCGTGGAGACCGACCCACGCGTCGTCGCCCCTCGCGACGAGGAGGCCGGCGGCACCTGGATCGGCTACAACGAACACGGCGTGTTCGTCGGCGTGACGAACCGCTGGCTCGACGGCGACCTCGCTGGCGAGCGCTCGCGCGGCCTGCTCGTGCGCGACGCGCTGCGCCAGCCGACCGCAGCCGCGGCCGCCGAACTGGTCGAGCGGGCGGTGGCCGACCACGCGTACCAGGGGTTCCACCTCGTCGTCGCCGACCCCGAGGACGCGCGCTTGCTCTCGTGGGACGGCGAACTGACCGTCACCGAGTTCGAGCCCGGTGTCCACGTCGTCGTCAACGTCGGCGCGGACGACACGTTCGACGTCCCGGACCGTCGCCGCGAGCCCGGCGAGCGGCAGGCCGAGGCAGTCGGTCGCATCCGCACGGAACTCGACCCCCGCGACGGCGAGACGGCCCGCGAGTGGCGCGACCGGGCCGCAGCCGTCCTCGGCGACCACGAGTTCGGTGTCTGCGTCCACGACCCCGAGGGTCGGTTCGGGACGCGCTCGTCCTCGCTCATCGTCCTCGGCGACGAGCCCGCGTACCACTTCGCCGACGGCCCGCCCTGTGAGACGGCCCACGAGCCGGTGGTCCTCGAAGGGCAGGTTTAA